A window of the Mauremys reevesii isolate NIE-2019 linkage group 26, ASM1616193v1, whole genome shotgun sequence genome harbors these coding sequences:
- the CIB3 gene encoding calcium and integrin-binding family member 3 isoform X2: MGNKQTIFTPEQLDAYQDCTFFTRKEILRLFYRYRDLAPQLVPLSYIDKPDVKLPYELIGSMAELKDNPFRQRIAEVFSEDGEGNMTLDDFLDMFSVLSEMAPRDLKAYYAFKIYDFNNDDYICKSDLEKTVNKLTRNELTPEEVCLVCDKVIDEADQDNDGRLSVEDFQHMIVGAPDFLSTFHIRI; the protein is encoded by the exons ATGGGCAATAAACAAACCATTTTCACTCCAGAGCAGCTGGATGCGTATCAG GACTGCACATTCTTTACAAGGAAAGAAATTCTGAG ATTGTTTTACAGATACCGAGACCTGGCCCCACAGCTGGTCCCACTCAGCTACATAGATAAACCAGATGTGAAGCTTCCCTATGAACTCATTGGCAGCATGGCAGAGCTGAAG GACAATCCATTCCGTCAACGGATAGCAGAAGTTTTCTCAGAGGATGGAGAGGGCAACATGACTTTAGATGACTTTTTGGACATGTTTTCAGTGCTGAGTGAAATGGCTCCCAGAGACCTCAAAGCTTACTATGCCTTTAAAATTTATG ATTTTAACAATGATGATTACATATGCAAATCAGACTTGGAGAAAACTGTTAACAAACTGACCAGAAATGAACTTACTCCAGAGGAGGTTTGTCTTGTATGTGATAAGGTGATTGATGAAGCTGATCAAGACAATGATGGCAGACTCTCTGTGGAAGATTTTCAGCACATGATAGTAGGAGCTCCTGATTTCCTCAG tACATTTCACATTCGAATCTGA
- the CIB3 gene encoding calcium and integrin-binding family member 3 isoform X3, with amino-acid sequence MSSNDWKLTPDKFRQETKGMERRLFYRYRDLAPQLVPLSYIDKPDVKLPYELIGSMAELKDNPFRQRIAEVFSEDGEGNMTLDDFLDMFSVLSEMAPRDLKAYYAFKIYDFNNDDYICKSDLEKTVNKLTRNELTPEEVCLVCDKVIDEADQDNDGRLSVEDFQHMIVGAPDFLSTFHIRI; translated from the exons ATGAgttccaatgactggaagctgacGCCTGACAAATTCAGGCAAGAGACAAAGGGCATGGAAAGGAG ATTGTTTTACAGATACCGAGACCTGGCCCCACAGCTGGTCCCACTCAGCTACATAGATAAACCAGATGTGAAGCTTCCCTATGAACTCATTGGCAGCATGGCAGAGCTGAAG GACAATCCATTCCGTCAACGGATAGCAGAAGTTTTCTCAGAGGATGGAGAGGGCAACATGACTTTAGATGACTTTTTGGACATGTTTTCAGTGCTGAGTGAAATGGCTCCCAGAGACCTCAAAGCTTACTATGCCTTTAAAATTTATG ATTTTAACAATGATGATTACATATGCAAATCAGACTTGGAGAAAACTGTTAACAAACTGACCAGAAATGAACTTACTCCAGAGGAGGTTTGTCTTGTATGTGATAAGGTGATTGATGAAGCTGATCAAGACAATGATGGCAGACTCTCTGTGGAAGATTTTCAGCACATGATAGTAGGAGCTCCTGATTTCCTCAG tACATTTCACATTCGAATCTGA
- the CIB3 gene encoding calcium and integrin-binding family member 3 isoform X1, producing MGNKQTIFTPEQLDAYQDCTFFTRKEILRGKGLLISKARLFYRYRDLAPQLVPLSYIDKPDVKLPYELIGSMAELKDNPFRQRIAEVFSEDGEGNMTLDDFLDMFSVLSEMAPRDLKAYYAFKIYDFNNDDYICKSDLEKTVNKLTRNELTPEEVCLVCDKVIDEADQDNDGRLSVEDFQHMIVGAPDFLSTFHIRI from the exons ATGGGCAATAAACAAACCATTTTCACTCCAGAGCAGCTGGATGCGTATCAG GACTGCACATTCTTTACAAGGAAAGAAATTCTGAG gGGAAAAGGTCTGCTCATTTCAAAGGCAAG ATTGTTTTACAGATACCGAGACCTGGCCCCACAGCTGGTCCCACTCAGCTACATAGATAAACCAGATGTGAAGCTTCCCTATGAACTCATTGGCAGCATGGCAGAGCTGAAG GACAATCCATTCCGTCAACGGATAGCAGAAGTTTTCTCAGAGGATGGAGAGGGCAACATGACTTTAGATGACTTTTTGGACATGTTTTCAGTGCTGAGTGAAATGGCTCCCAGAGACCTCAAAGCTTACTATGCCTTTAAAATTTATG ATTTTAACAATGATGATTACATATGCAAATCAGACTTGGAGAAAACTGTTAACAAACTGACCAGAAATGAACTTACTCCAGAGGAGGTTTGTCTTGTATGTGATAAGGTGATTGATGAAGCTGATCAAGACAATGATGGCAGACTCTCTGTGGAAGATTTTCAGCACATGATAGTAGGAGCTCCTGATTTCCTCAG tACATTTCACATTCGAATCTGA
- the FAM32A gene encoding protein FAM32A gives MAEYESVQRAPLRLKGSGAAPALGKRKKKKAAAKDKSKIVEQIVSSKKQEEEEKKRALDKRTPAQLAYEKTQEKRQMERILKKASKTHKQRVEDFNRHLDALTEHYDIPKVSWTK, from the exons ATGGCGGAATATGAGAGTGTCCAGCGCGCGCCGCTGCGGCTGAAGGGGAGCGGCGCGGCCCCGGCGCTTGGGAAGCG gaagaagaagaaggcGGCGGCTAAGGACAAAAGCAAAATCGTGGAGCAGATCGTGAGCAGTaagaagcaggaggaggaggagaagaagcgGGCTCTGGACAAGCGAACCCCTGCACAGCTGGCCTATGAGAAGACGCAAGAGAAAAGG CAAATGGAAAGAATACTGAAGAAAGCCTCCAAAACTCATAAACAAAGAGTTGAG gATTTCAACAGACACTTGGATGCTCTGACTGAACATTATGACATTCCCAAAGTTAGCTGGACTAAGTGA
- the AP1M1 gene encoding AP-1 complex subunit mu-1 isoform X2, with protein MSEVEHFMPILMEKEEEGMLSPILAHGGVRFMWIKHNNLYLVATSKKNACVSLVFSFLYKVVQVFSEYFKELEEESIRDNFVIIYELLDELMDFGYPQTTDSKILQEYITQEGHKLETGAPRPPATVTNAVSWRSEGIKYRKNEVFLDVIESVNLLVSANGNVLRSEIVGSIKMRVFLSGMPELRLGLNDKVLFDNTGRGKSKSVELEDVKFHQCVRLSRFENDRTISFIPPDGEFELMSYRLNTHVKPLIWIESVIEKHSHSRIEYMIKAKSQFKRRSTANNVEIHIPVPNDADSPKFKTTVGSVKWVPENSEIVWSIKSFPGGKEYLMRAHFGLPSVEAEDKEGKPPISVKFEIPYFTTSGIQVRYLKIIEKSGYQALPWVRYITQNGDYQLRTQ; from the exons ATGTCTGAGGTGGAGCATTTCATGCCAATTCTTatggaaaaggaagaagagggaaTGCTTTCTCCCATTCTAGCTCATGGAGGAGTTCGTTTTATGTGGATTAAACACAATAATTTATATC TTGTTGCTACTTCTAAGAAGAATGCTTGCGTGTCTCTGGTGTTTTCGTTTCTTTACAAGGTGGTTCAG GTATTTTCAGAATATTTCAAGGAGTTGGAAGAAGAGAGTATTCGAGATAACTTCGTTATAATTTATGAATTGCTTGATGAGCTCATGGATTTTGGCTATCCTCAAACCACTGACAGTAAAATTTTACAAGA GTATATTACTCAAGAAGGCCACAAACTGGAAACTGGAGCTCCACGCCCACCTGCCACTGTTACCAATGCTGTTTCCTGGAGGTCAGAAGGGATAAAGTATAGGAAAAATGAAGTGTTTCTGGACGTTATAGAATCTGTTAACCTCTTG GTTAGTGCCAATGGAAATGTATTGCGCAGTGAGATAGTTGGATCCATTAAAATGAGGGTCTTTCTCTCAGGAATGCCAGAGCTTCGCCTCGGTTTAAATGATAAAGTACTCTTTGATAATACAGGAC GTGGCAAAAGCAAATCGGTGGAACTAGAAGATGTAAAGTTTCACCAGTGTGTTCGTCTCTCTCGCTTCGAAAACGACAGGACAATTTCTTTCATCCCACCTGATGGAGAGTTTGAACTCATGTCATATCGTCTTAACACCCAT GTAAAACCACTCATCTGGATTGAGTCTGTGATTGAGAAACATTCCCACAGCCGCATAGAGTATATGATCAAG GCAAAGAGTCAGTTCAAGCGGAGATCAACTGCCAACAATGTGGAGATTCACATCCCAGTTCCAAATGATGCAGACTCACCAAAATTTAAAACCACAGTGGGCAGTGTCAAATGGGTTCCAGAAAACAGTGAAATTGTCTGGTCCATTAAATCATTTCCG GGGGGAAAGGAGTATCTGATGCGGGCTCACTTTGGGCTTCCAAGTGTTGAAGCTGAAGATAAAGAAGGCAAACCTCCCATCAGTGTCAAGTTTGAAATTCCATATTTCACCACGTCAGGAATACAG
- the AP1M1 gene encoding AP-1 complex subunit mu-1 isoform X1 has protein sequence MSASAVYVLDLKGKVLICRNYRGDVDMSEVEHFMPILMEKEEEGMLSPILAHGGVRFMWIKHNNLYLVATSKKNACVSLVFSFLYKVVQVFSEYFKELEEESIRDNFVIIYELLDELMDFGYPQTTDSKILQEYITQEGHKLETGAPRPPATVTNAVSWRSEGIKYRKNEVFLDVIESVNLLVSANGNVLRSEIVGSIKMRVFLSGMPELRLGLNDKVLFDNTGRGKSKSVELEDVKFHQCVRLSRFENDRTISFIPPDGEFELMSYRLNTHVKPLIWIESVIEKHSHSRIEYMIKAKSQFKRRSTANNVEIHIPVPNDADSPKFKTTVGSVKWVPENSEIVWSIKSFPGGKEYLMRAHFGLPSVEAEDKEGKPPISVKFEIPYFTTSGIQVRYLKIIEKSGYQALPWVRYITQNGDYQLRTQ, from the exons ATGTCCGCCAGTGCCGTGTACGTGCTGGACCTGAAGGGCAAG GTCCTCATCTGTCGGAATTACCGCGGAGATGTGGATATGTCTGAGGTGGAGCATTTCATGCCAATTCTTatggaaaaggaagaagagggaaTGCTTTCTCCCATTCTAGCTCATGGAGGAGTTCGTTTTATGTGGATTAAACACAATAATTTATATC TTGTTGCTACTTCTAAGAAGAATGCTTGCGTGTCTCTGGTGTTTTCGTTTCTTTACAAGGTGGTTCAG GTATTTTCAGAATATTTCAAGGAGTTGGAAGAAGAGAGTATTCGAGATAACTTCGTTATAATTTATGAATTGCTTGATGAGCTCATGGATTTTGGCTATCCTCAAACCACTGACAGTAAAATTTTACAAGA GTATATTACTCAAGAAGGCCACAAACTGGAAACTGGAGCTCCACGCCCACCTGCCACTGTTACCAATGCTGTTTCCTGGAGGTCAGAAGGGATAAAGTATAGGAAAAATGAAGTGTTTCTGGACGTTATAGAATCTGTTAACCTCTTG GTTAGTGCCAATGGAAATGTATTGCGCAGTGAGATAGTTGGATCCATTAAAATGAGGGTCTTTCTCTCAGGAATGCCAGAGCTTCGCCTCGGTTTAAATGATAAAGTACTCTTTGATAATACAGGAC GTGGCAAAAGCAAATCGGTGGAACTAGAAGATGTAAAGTTTCACCAGTGTGTTCGTCTCTCTCGCTTCGAAAACGACAGGACAATTTCTTTCATCCCACCTGATGGAGAGTTTGAACTCATGTCATATCGTCTTAACACCCAT GTAAAACCACTCATCTGGATTGAGTCTGTGATTGAGAAACATTCCCACAGCCGCATAGAGTATATGATCAAG GCAAAGAGTCAGTTCAAGCGGAGATCAACTGCCAACAATGTGGAGATTCACATCCCAGTTCCAAATGATGCAGACTCACCAAAATTTAAAACCACAGTGGGCAGTGTCAAATGGGTTCCAGAAAACAGTGAAATTGTCTGGTCCATTAAATCATTTCCG GGGGGAAAGGAGTATCTGATGCGGGCTCACTTTGGGCTTCCAAGTGTTGAAGCTGAAGATAAAGAAGGCAAACCTCCCATCAGTGTCAAGTTTGAAATTCCATATTTCACCACGTCAGGAATACAG